A window from Streptomyces subrutilus encodes these proteins:
- a CDS encoding thiolase domain-containing protein, which translates to MPATPARPVRPATPSAPPAPRKRRYAREVAVVAFAQSDHRRRTDELSEVEMVMPVLHQVLAQTGLKTGEIGFTCSGSSDYLAGRAFSFTMTLDGVGAWPPISESHVEMDGAWALYEAWVKIQTGEADTALVYAYGKSSPGSVRDVLTRQLDPYYVAPLWPDAVALAALQARALIDAGDTDEQALAAIGARSRADAAANPHAQLTGVVPQGDHQVAPLRTGDCPPVGDGAAAVVLAAGDVARSLCARPAWITGIDHRIEAHGLGLRDLTDSPSTRTAAEHAGLFDGPVDTAELHAPFSSQEVVLRKALRLGGPGDGVAVNPSGGALAANPMMAAGLIRIGEAAARIHRGASDRAVAHATSGPCLQQNLVAVLEGDRA; encoded by the coding sequence ATGCCCGCCACGCCCGCCCGCCCCGTCCGGCCCGCCACGCCCTCCGCACCCCCCGCGCCGAGGAAGCGGCGGTACGCGCGCGAGGTCGCGGTCGTCGCCTTCGCGCAGAGCGACCACCGGCGCCGCACCGACGAACTCAGCGAAGTCGAGATGGTCATGCCGGTGCTCCACCAGGTCCTGGCGCAGACCGGACTGAAGACCGGCGAGATCGGCTTCACCTGCTCCGGATCGAGCGACTACCTCGCCGGCCGGGCCTTCTCCTTCACCATGACCCTCGACGGCGTCGGAGCCTGGCCCCCGATCTCCGAATCGCACGTCGAGATGGACGGCGCCTGGGCCCTCTACGAGGCCTGGGTCAAGATCCAGACGGGTGAGGCCGACACCGCGCTCGTCTACGCGTACGGCAAGTCCTCCCCGGGCTCGGTGCGCGACGTGCTGACCCGCCAGCTCGACCCGTACTACGTCGCCCCGCTCTGGCCCGACGCGGTGGCCCTCGCCGCCCTCCAGGCCCGCGCACTCATCGACGCCGGCGACACCGACGAGCAGGCCCTCGCCGCCATCGGCGCCCGCAGCCGCGCCGACGCCGCCGCCAACCCGCACGCCCAGCTCACCGGCGTCGTACCGCAGGGCGACCACCAGGTCGCCCCGCTGCGCACCGGCGACTGCCCGCCCGTCGGCGACGGCGCGGCCGCCGTCGTACTGGCTGCCGGCGACGTGGCGCGCTCGCTGTGCGCGCGGCCCGCCTGGATCACCGGCATCGACCACCGCATCGAGGCGCACGGCCTGGGGCTGCGCGACCTCACCGACTCGCCGTCCACCCGTACCGCGGCCGAGCACGCGGGGCTCTTCGACGGGCCCGTGGACACGGCCGAACTGCACGCGCCGTTCTCCTCGCAGGAGGTCGTCCTGCGCAAGGCGCTCCGCCTCGGCGGCCCCGGCGACGGCGTGGCCGTCAACCCCTCGGGCGGGGCGCTCGCGGCCAACCCGATGATGGCCGCGGGCCTGATCCGGATCGGCGAGGCGGCCGCCCGCATCCACCGCGGCGCGTCCGACCGGGCCGTCGCACACGCCACCTCAGGCCCCTGCCTCCAGCAGAACCTGGTCGCCGTCCTGGAAGGGGACCGAGCATGA
- a CDS encoding thiolase domain-containing protein gives MSASGKEPVAVVGIGQTKHVAARHDVSIAGLVREAASRALADAELGWQDIDAVVIGKAPDFFEGVMMPELYLADALGAVGKPMLRVHTAGSVGGSTALVAANLVAARVHRTVLTLAFEKQSESNAMWGLSLPVPFQQPLLAGAGGFFAPHVRAYMRRTGAPDTVGSLVAYKDRRNALKNPYAHLHEHDITLEKVQASPMLWDPIRYSETCPSSDGACAMVLTDRAGAARSPRPPAWVHGGAMRSEPTLFAGKDFVSPQAGKDCAADVYRQAGVTDPRRDIDAVEMYVPFSWYEPMWLENLGFAAEGEGWKLTEAGVTELDGDLPVNPSGGVLSTNPIGASGMIRFAEAALQVRGQAGEHQVPDARRAMGHAYGGGAQFFAMWLVGAAEPVS, from the coding sequence ATGAGCGCCTCCGGCAAGGAACCGGTCGCCGTCGTCGGGATCGGCCAGACCAAGCACGTCGCCGCACGGCACGACGTCTCCATCGCCGGACTGGTCCGCGAGGCCGCGTCCCGCGCCCTCGCCGACGCCGAACTGGGCTGGCAGGACATCGACGCCGTCGTCATCGGCAAGGCCCCCGACTTCTTCGAGGGCGTGATGATGCCGGAGCTGTACCTGGCGGACGCCCTCGGAGCGGTCGGCAAGCCCATGCTCCGTGTCCACACGGCCGGTTCGGTCGGCGGATCCACGGCGCTGGTCGCCGCCAACCTGGTCGCCGCCCGCGTCCACCGGACGGTCCTGACCCTCGCCTTCGAGAAGCAGTCCGAATCCAACGCCATGTGGGGCCTCTCGCTCCCGGTCCCCTTCCAGCAGCCGCTGCTCGCGGGCGCGGGCGGCTTCTTCGCCCCGCACGTGCGTGCGTACATGCGGCGCACCGGCGCCCCCGACACGGTCGGCTCGCTCGTCGCGTACAAGGACCGCCGCAACGCGCTGAAGAACCCGTACGCCCACCTGCACGAGCACGACATCACCCTGGAGAAGGTCCAGGCCTCGCCGATGCTGTGGGACCCGATCCGCTACTCCGAGACCTGCCCGTCCTCGGACGGGGCCTGCGCGATGGTCCTCACCGACCGCGCGGGCGCGGCCCGTTCGCCCCGGCCGCCGGCCTGGGTGCACGGCGGGGCGATGCGCAGCGAGCCGACCCTCTTCGCCGGGAAGGACTTCGTCTCACCGCAGGCCGGCAAGGACTGTGCGGCGGACGTCTACCGGCAGGCGGGGGTCACCGATCCGCGCCGGGACATCGACGCGGTCGAGATGTACGTGCCGTTCTCCTGGTACGAGCCCATGTGGCTGGAGAACCTCGGGTTCGCGGCCGAGGGCGAGGGCTGGAAGCTCACCGAGGCCGGGGTCACCGAGCTCGACGGCGACCTCCCGGTCAACCCCTCCGGCGGGGTGCTCTCCACCAACCCGATCGGCGCCTCCGGCATGATCCGCTTCGCGGAGGCGGCCCTCCAGGTGCGCGGGCAGGCCGGGGAGCACCAAGTCCCGGACGCCCGGCGGGCGATGGGGCACGCCTACGGCGGCGGCGCGCAGTTCTTCGCGATGTGGCTGGTGGGGGCGGCGGAGCCCGTCTCCTGA
- a CDS encoding DUF397 domain-containing protein, whose translation MADSTTSPTLAGWGKPDLDLTGAQWRSSSSGAGDVQIAFVEGFIAMRNSERPESPSLIFAPDEWHRFVRDARGGEFDLT comes from the coding sequence GTGGCCGACAGCACGACTTCACCGACCCTCGCAGGCTGGGGGAAGCCGGATCTCGATCTCACCGGGGCCCAATGGCGGTCGAGCAGCAGCGGGGCGGGCGACGTCCAGATCGCCTTCGTCGAGGGGTTCATCGCGATGCGCAACAGCGAGCGCCCCGAGAGCCCGTCGCTGATCTTCGCGCCGGACGAGTGGCACCGGTTCGTACGGGACGCCCGCGGCGGGGAGTTCGACCTGACGTAG
- a CDS encoding ACT domain-containing protein, which produces MTGERDLRRLLSGMRPELNEGHYVFCTIPATSPVPAGITPVATVLEAEGLTLVLRQEDADAAGLAYAYTAGWITLRIHSALDAVGLTAAFATELGAHGLSCNVIAGYHHDHLFVAADRAAEAVAVLEDLAARSARADRD; this is translated from the coding sequence ATGACTGGAGAGCGCGACCTGCGGAGACTGCTGAGCGGCATGCGGCCCGAACTCAATGAGGGTCACTACGTCTTCTGTACGATTCCGGCCACATCCCCTGTCCCAGCCGGCATCACCCCCGTCGCGACCGTCCTGGAAGCCGAGGGCCTCACCCTGGTCCTCCGTCAGGAGGACGCCGACGCCGCCGGCCTCGCCTACGCCTACACGGCCGGCTGGATCACCCTGCGGATCCACTCCGCCCTCGATGCCGTCGGCCTCACCGCGGCCTTCGCCACCGAGCTCGGCGCACACGGTCTGAGCTGCAACGTCATCGCCGGCTACCACCACGACCACCTCTTCGTGGCCGCCGACCGCGCCGCCGAGGCCGTGGCCGTCCTGGAGGACCTCGCGGCCCGCTCCGCCCGCGCCGACCGGGACTGA
- a CDS encoding ATP-binding protein has product MTERRARSRRTVIEREAELATVDEALDRLTAAAPHAGGALLALSGPAGLGKTTLLAELRRRANTRHCTVLAARGGEQEQGQPFHVARQLLQPLLAAVPEDALRAVLGGWYAIVGPALGLCAPEQGAPPDPQGLRDGLDWVLTHLVVQRAPVVLVLDDAHWADPESLGWLAAFAPRAEHLPMLLAVAYRPDELPAHAEAFRTLPGRAGQRPLHLAPLTPEAVAALIRETLGDHAEDPFCREVWTLTTGNPFETVELAAKVREKALAPVEGNAPLLRDLAAAQHGSGLVARLQRLGPSTVRFAWACAVLGTAIPRDLAARVAATGAEEAVDATGRLRDARILAAAEEPDAGLEFVHPIIATALYRSIPDALRVALHGNAAAAAVDAGLGPSAAARHLLETHPEGDPWVVRTLREAAAENLRAGAPEAARRQLARALREPPDFDERAAVLYELGCASLLTEPATTAHHLREALAEPFDDPALRQGIAIRLAQVLAHSDHLFEASELLAREIPRTQDPRARLRLQSEQFMWDAFNAAEPDSPARSRRLAKLADRLGARDLTERYVIGLRAWDACLRGEPVDVALHHAGRALAEPFSWAYADRGFEVPVLTAMVHLYADRPGRAEELFDTGTAEFEEQGWRGAHLSFAHSLRGYIRYRRGRLVEAEGLARAGLRLAERVGPRTPVHWYAIAILVTTLLARGKPDEAWELAREHDFARPFPAAVVFPDAQTVYAELLLARGDAKAAAAELEAVDRRLTPRGIQNPAWCPWPLHLARAVAADDPGRARGLAAEAVRRARAFGAPSAIGQALTAAAEVADPQDRGPLLREAVSLLSASPAGYELARALAAAGTHARDPDLLTRAVTTARECGADALAARTAQTLLGLGGAVPSGSSWQDDPTEEELRAARRAVHEDAAGAVPAPDRTPAPELSAAYRKLGTDRPGLPAALAAHARTRA; this is encoded by the coding sequence ATGACGGAGCGCCGGGCCCGCTCGCGGCGCACCGTGATCGAACGCGAGGCCGAACTCGCCACCGTGGACGAGGCGCTCGACCGGCTGACGGCCGCCGCACCGCACGCCGGCGGCGCCCTGCTCGCCCTCTCCGGCCCGGCCGGCCTCGGCAAGACCACCCTCCTCGCCGAACTGCGCCGCCGCGCCAACACCCGCCACTGCACCGTCCTCGCGGCCCGCGGCGGCGAACAGGAGCAGGGCCAGCCCTTCCACGTCGCCCGCCAGCTCCTCCAGCCCCTGCTCGCCGCCGTCCCCGAGGACGCCCTGCGCGCCGTCCTCGGAGGCTGGTACGCCATCGTCGGACCCGCCCTCGGCCTGTGCGCCCCGGAACAGGGCGCACCGCCCGACCCCCAGGGCCTGCGCGACGGCCTCGACTGGGTCCTGACCCACCTCGTCGTCCAGCGCGCCCCCGTCGTCCTCGTCCTCGACGACGCCCACTGGGCCGACCCGGAATCCCTCGGCTGGCTCGCCGCATTCGCCCCGCGCGCCGAACACCTCCCGATGCTCCTCGCCGTCGCCTACCGCCCCGACGAACTGCCCGCGCACGCCGAGGCCTTCCGCACCCTGCCCGGCCGGGCCGGACAGCGCCCCCTGCACCTGGCCCCGCTCACCCCCGAAGCCGTCGCCGCCCTGATCCGCGAGACCCTCGGCGACCACGCGGAGGACCCTTTTTGCCGCGAGGTCTGGACCCTCACCACCGGAAACCCCTTCGAGACCGTCGAACTCGCCGCCAAGGTCCGGGAGAAGGCCCTCGCGCCCGTCGAGGGGAACGCACCGCTGCTGCGCGACCTCGCCGCCGCCCAGCACGGCAGCGGGCTCGTCGCCCGCCTGCAACGCCTCGGCCCCTCCACCGTCCGCTTCGCCTGGGCCTGCGCCGTCCTCGGCACCGCCATCCCGCGCGACCTCGCCGCCCGCGTCGCGGCCACCGGCGCCGAGGAGGCCGTCGACGCCACCGGCCGGCTCCGCGACGCCCGCATCCTCGCCGCCGCAGAAGAACCAGACGCGGGACTGGAGTTCGTCCACCCGATCATCGCCACCGCCCTCTACCGGTCCATCCCCGACGCCCTGCGGGTCGCCCTGCACGGCAACGCCGCCGCGGCCGCCGTCGACGCCGGACTCGGACCTTCCGCCGCCGCCCGCCACCTCCTGGAGACCCACCCCGAGGGCGACCCCTGGGTGGTGCGGACCCTGCGCGAGGCCGCCGCCGAGAACCTCCGCGCCGGCGCCCCCGAGGCCGCCCGCCGCCAGCTCGCCCGAGCGCTGCGCGAACCCCCGGACTTCGACGAGCGCGCCGCCGTCCTCTACGAGCTCGGCTGCGCCTCCCTGCTCACCGAACCGGCCACCACCGCCCACCACCTGCGCGAGGCCCTCGCCGAACCCTTCGACGACCCCGCCCTTCGCCAGGGCATCGCCATCCGCCTCGCCCAGGTGCTCGCCCACAGCGACCACCTCTTCGAGGCCTCCGAACTGCTCGCCCGCGAGATCCCGCGCACCCAGGACCCCCGCGCCCGGCTGCGCCTGCAGTCCGAGCAGTTCATGTGGGACGCCTTCAACGCCGCCGAGCCCGACTCCCCGGCCCGCTCCCGCCGGCTGGCCAAGCTCGCGGACCGGCTCGGCGCCCGCGACCTCACCGAGCGCTACGTCATCGGACTGCGCGCCTGGGACGCCTGCCTGCGCGGCGAGCCCGTGGACGTGGCCCTGCACCACGCGGGGCGGGCCCTGGCGGAGCCGTTCAGCTGGGCGTACGCGGACCGCGGGTTCGAGGTGCCGGTACTGACGGCCATGGTCCACCTGTACGCCGACCGCCCCGGCCGGGCCGAGGAGCTGTTCGACACCGGTACCGCCGAGTTCGAGGAGCAGGGCTGGCGCGGCGCCCACCTCTCCTTCGCCCACAGCCTGCGCGGCTACATCCGCTACCGCCGCGGACGGCTCGTGGAGGCCGAGGGCCTGGCGCGGGCCGGACTGCGGCTAGCCGAACGCGTGGGCCCCCGCACGCCGGTGCACTGGTACGCCATCGCCATCCTCGTCACCACCCTGCTGGCCCGCGGCAAGCCCGACGAGGCCTGGGAGCTGGCGCGCGAGCACGACTTCGCCCGGCCCTTCCCCGCCGCGGTGGTCTTCCCCGACGCCCAGACCGTCTACGCCGAACTGCTGCTGGCCCGCGGTGACGCGAAGGCCGCCGCGGCCGAGCTGGAAGCGGTCGACCGGCGGCTGACCCCGCGCGGCATCCAGAACCCGGCCTGGTGCCCGTGGCCGCTGCACCTGGCCCGCGCCGTCGCCGCCGACGACCCCGGGCGGGCCCGCGGCCTCGCCGCCGAGGCGGTCCGGCGGGCCCGTGCCTTCGGCGCGCCCTCCGCCATCGGGCAGGCCCTCACCGCGGCCGCCGAGGTCGCGGACCCGCAGGACCGGGGGCCGCTCCTGCGCGAGGCCGTGTCCCTGCTGTCCGCGTCCCCGGCCGGGTACGAGCTGGCCCGCGCGCTCGCCGCGGCGGGTACCCACGCCCGGGACCCCGACCTGCTCACCCGCGCCGTCACGACGGCCCGGGAATGCGGCGCCGACGCCCTCGCGGCGCGGACGGCGCAGACGCTGCTGGGCCTGGGCGGCGCCGTGCCGAGCGGGTCGTCCTGGCAGGACGACCCGACCGAGGAGGAGCTCCGGGCGGCCCGCCGGGCCGTCCACGAGGACGCGGCCGGCGCCGTCCCCGCCCCGGACCGAACCCCCGCCCCGGAGCTGTCGGCGGCCTACCGCAAACTCGGCACGGACCGCCCCGGCCTCCCCGCCGCCCTGGCGGCCCACGCCCGCACCCGAGCTTGA
- a CDS encoding aminoglycoside phosphotransferase family protein — MYAATSSVSAPVRSHRTLQAGGGPYLDPARPTAAVQGAARARRMPGTGSQPLSGRIDLSGPQGAQLRTALASVQRICPEFAPVQVLRRSGRSVLLVGTTGRMTAVAKVLLDHSPEWRERYCHEIAAYRAFVRHRPPVRVPRLIAADPENCTLVVERMAGRVAALQRHPVEAPPRVDLRAALGAVCRVNQWRPPAELFGTPLNYTRRIVRDYELGLLTDRDLGDLQKLLHGVKLSGTSLQFNHGDALLSNLLLSPAGPVLLDWEHAGWYLPGYDLATLWTVLGDAPAARSQISRLAQSAGPAARDAFLVNLMLVLTREIRMAETAIQRSMLAGSPAGTLPAGSVVASGEEQRLLLRRLHDDVGMARRAVRAAVGTR; from the coding sequence ATGTACGCAGCAACGTCCTCCGTGTCCGCACCGGTCCGGTCTCACCGCACCCTCCAGGCGGGCGGCGGCCCCTACCTCGACCCCGCCCGTCCGACGGCCGCGGTCCAGGGTGCCGCCCGGGCCCGGCGGATGCCGGGCACCGGATCACAGCCGCTGAGCGGCAGGATCGACCTCTCGGGGCCGCAGGGGGCGCAGTTGCGCACGGCCCTCGCCTCCGTACAGCGGATCTGTCCGGAGTTCGCCCCGGTCCAGGTGCTGCGGCGCAGCGGCCGGTCGGTGCTCCTGGTGGGCACCACCGGGAGGATGACGGCGGTGGCGAAGGTGTTACTGGATCACTCGCCCGAGTGGCGTGAGCGGTACTGCCACGAAATAGCGGCGTACCGGGCGTTCGTCCGGCACCGCCCGCCCGTCCGGGTCCCGCGGCTGATCGCCGCCGATCCGGAGAACTGCACCCTGGTGGTCGAGCGCATGGCGGGCCGGGTCGCGGCGCTCCAACGGCACCCGGTGGAGGCTCCGCCGCGGGTGGACCTGCGGGCCGCCCTGGGCGCGGTCTGCCGGGTCAACCAATGGCGTCCGCCGGCCGAGCTGTTCGGGACCCCGCTGAACTACACCCGACGGATCGTCCGCGACTACGAACTGGGCCTGCTGACCGACCGCGACCTGGGCGACCTGCAGAAACTGCTGCACGGCGTGAAGCTGTCGGGCACGTCCCTCCAGTTCAACCACGGCGACGCACTGCTGTCCAACCTGCTGCTGTCCCCGGCCGGGCCGGTGCTGCTCGACTGGGAGCACGCCGGCTGGTACCTGCCGGGCTACGACCTGGCGACGCTGTGGACGGTACTGGGCGACGCCCCGGCCGCCCGGTCCCAGATCAGCCGGCTCGCCCAGTCCGCCGGGCCGGCCGCGCGGGACGCGTTCCTGGTGAACCTGATGCTGGTGCTGACCCGGGAGATCCGGATGGCGGAGACGGCGATCCAGCGCTCGATGCTGGCCGGCTCCCCGGCCGGGACCCTGCCCGCCGGTTCGGTCGTCGCCTCCGGCGAGGAGCAGCGGCTGCTGCTGCGCCGGCTGCACGACGACGTCGGAATGGCCCGTCGGGCCGTCCGTGCGGCGGTCGGCACGCGCTGA